One segment of Ricinus communis isolate WT05 ecotype wild-type chromosome 8, ASM1957865v1, whole genome shotgun sequence DNA contains the following:
- the LOC107262109 gene encoding auxin-induced protein 15A-like — translation MGFRLPAIIRAKQFLLRSSSSTYQTALATMDVPKGCVTVYAGDNQRKRYVIPVSYLNQPSFQELLSQAEEEFGYDHPMGGLTIPCSESIFLDVISCISRS, via the coding sequence ATGGGTTTCCGTTTACCTGCTATAATTCGCGCTAAGCAATTTCTTCTCAGATCCTCTTCTTCAACGTATCAAACAGCTTTAGCAACCATGGACGTGCCGAAGGGCTGTGTTACAGTATATGCTGGCGATAACCAGAGAAAAAGATATGTGATTCCTGTATCATACTTAAACCAGCCATCGTTTCAAGAGTTACTGAGCCAAGCTGAGGAAGAGTTTGGATATGACCATCCAATGGGCGGTCTCACAATTCCCTGTAGCGAAAGCATCTTCTTAGATGTCATTTCTTGCATAAGCAGATCATGA